The Prosthecobacter algae genome has a segment encoding these proteins:
- a CDS encoding TetR/AcrR family transcriptional regulator, whose amino-acid sequence MNKTPRALRTDGEATYNCILETAGKLFATSGFAETSSKAIAAKAEVDLASINYHFGSRSGLYQAVLAEAHRRLISMEVLQELTAANLPARDKLKKVIEGMVEAAAGQKGWHTRVLGRELLSPSSHLQVLQQNEVFPKFRLILGIISEITSIPPDDPALFRCAISVAAPCAMMLVVGRNVPAVAEAVSSTPREALAAHLYHFAIGGLKAIGQEHKKHRQ is encoded by the coding sequence ATGAACAAAACGCCTCGCGCTCTCCGGACAGACGGAGAAGCCACCTACAACTGCATTTTAGAAACGGCGGGCAAACTCTTTGCCACGTCAGGTTTCGCCGAGACAAGCAGCAAAGCCATCGCCGCCAAAGCCGAGGTGGACCTCGCCTCGATCAACTACCACTTTGGCAGCCGGAGCGGCCTATATCAAGCGGTGCTGGCGGAAGCCCATCGCCGCCTCATTAGCATGGAGGTCTTGCAGGAACTCACCGCCGCCAATCTGCCCGCCCGCGACAAGCTGAAAAAAGTGATCGAAGGCATGGTGGAAGCCGCTGCCGGGCAGAAAGGCTGGCACACCAGAGTTCTCGGGCGGGAACTGCTGTCACCTTCCTCCCACCTTCAGGTTCTCCAGCAAAACGAAGTCTTCCCCAAGTTTCGGCTGATCTTGGGCATCATCAGCGAAATCACCTCGATTCCGCCGGACGATCCCGCGCTGTTCCGTTGTGCGATCAGCGTCGCGGCACCCTGCGCAATGATGCTGGTCGTTGGACGCAACGTGCCTGCTGTCGCCGAAGCGGTTTCCAGCACACCGCGCGAGGCGCTGGCGGCGCATCTCTATCATTTCGCCATCGGCGGTCTGAAAGCAATCGGACAAGAGCATAAGAAGCATAGACAATGA
- a CDS encoding helix-turn-helix transcriptional regulator encodes MLRHEHNGLIQPNTIMRNLNLIGPQVRRLRMLRGWTQHDAAVKLQMAGWNISRGALAKIESRRIKVGDTHLFFLAKAFEVPVQELFPLVDPQDPNLHETLCKLMLKSY; translated from the coding sequence ATGCTGCGTCATGAGCACAATGGCCTGATTCAACCCAATACGATCATGAGAAATCTGAATCTCATCGGCCCACAAGTCAGAAGATTGCGAATGCTGAGGGGATGGACTCAGCATGATGCGGCGGTCAAACTGCAAATGGCCGGTTGGAACATATCGCGCGGGGCACTGGCAAAAATCGAATCGAGGAGGATAAAGGTAGGCGATACCCATTTGTTTTTCCTGGCCAAAGCCTTCGAGGTTCCAGTTCAAGAGCTGTTCCCGTTGGTTGATCCACAAGATCCAAACCTCCACGAAACACTCTGCAAGCTGATGCTCAAAAGCTATTGA